One segment of Anatilimnocola aggregata DNA contains the following:
- a CDS encoding peptidylprolyl isomerase has product MLTKFRLAPWSFCLTLSTLSLLLGNMAVAQPGTESPKKAETKQPAAETKEAEAKPAAGEGDYNALLNRWKTVIDDLRKLKLKYAVAQAGEREALDKQWEELIAEGNKLVPELQAAGKKAYEAAPNQDPQLTRFLVKMAADDAANDHYKSAFDLAEVLIKNDCGEKQIYNTAAIAAFCLNDFTKAEEYFKVAQEGGALSPPGDEYSGETAAYKGFWEQEQKLREAEAAANDLPRVKIQTTKGEIVLELFENEAPDTVGNFISLVEKKAYDGTPFHRVLKGFMAQGGDPKGDGTGGPGYQIYCELDKPNFRKHFAGSLSMAHAGKDTGGSQFFLTFRATPHLNGRHTCFGRVISGMDVLENLQRRDPSAPTKVEPDKIVTATVERKRDHAYVPKKVE; this is encoded by the coding sequence ATGCTCACCAAGTTCCGATTGGCTCCCTGGTCCTTTTGCCTGACGTTATCCACCTTGTCGCTGTTGCTGGGGAACATGGCCGTTGCTCAGCCCGGCACAGAATCACCGAAGAAGGCTGAAACAAAACAGCCCGCTGCCGAGACCAAGGAGGCCGAAGCGAAGCCTGCCGCTGGGGAAGGGGATTACAACGCCCTGTTGAATCGCTGGAAGACGGTGATCGACGATCTGCGTAAACTCAAGCTCAAGTATGCCGTGGCTCAGGCAGGTGAGCGGGAAGCGCTCGACAAGCAGTGGGAAGAACTGATTGCCGAGGGAAATAAACTGGTCCCCGAGCTGCAAGCTGCCGGCAAGAAGGCCTACGAAGCGGCCCCCAATCAAGACCCGCAGCTGACCCGTTTTCTGGTGAAAATGGCCGCCGATGATGCCGCCAACGATCACTACAAGTCAGCTTTCGACCTGGCCGAAGTCCTCATTAAGAACGACTGTGGTGAGAAGCAAATCTATAACACGGCTGCGATTGCCGCGTTCTGCCTGAACGATTTCACCAAGGCCGAAGAATACTTCAAAGTGGCCCAGGAGGGTGGTGCTCTTTCGCCTCCCGGCGACGAGTACTCCGGCGAAACGGCTGCCTACAAAGGCTTTTGGGAGCAAGAACAAAAGCTGCGTGAAGCCGAAGCTGCGGCCAACGACCTGCCGCGCGTGAAGATCCAAACGACCAAGGGTGAGATTGTCCTCGAATTGTTCGAAAACGAAGCTCCCGACACGGTTGGCAACTTCATCAGCCTGGTCGAAAAGAAGGCCTACGACGGTACTCCCTTCCATCGCGTGCTCAAGGGCTTTATGGCCCAGGGTGGCGATCCCAAGGGTGACGGCACAGGCGGACCGGGTTATCAGATCTATTGCGAACTCGATAAGCCCAACTTCCGCAAACACTTTGCCGGCAGTTTGAGCATGGCCCATGCGGGCAAAGATACCGGTGGCTCGCAGTTCTTTCTCACTTTCCGCGCGACTCCGCACCTGAACGGCCGGCACACCTGCTTTGGCCGCGTCATCTCGGGCATGGACGTGCTGGAGAATCTGCAGCGCCGCGATCCATCAGCCCCGACGAAAGTCGAACCAGATAAGATTGTGACTGCCACGGTCGAACGGAAGCGCGACCACGCTTATGTTCCTAAGAAGGTCGAGTAA
- the nagB gene encoding glucosamine-6-phosphate deaminase: MAIGTVAAPKARRAAGTNLPAYVFESGSDLARHVAHIVAGIIRERNALGQNAVLGLPTGSTPVGVYRELARMHQEEGLDLSGVITFNLDEYYGLTPDQLQSYHRWMHEQFFSKVNVRKENIYIPRGDVPLSRIDAYCREYEGEIERAGGIDLMILGIGGNGHIGFNEPFSVRNSRTRLCTLDPVTRRAAASDFFGEWNVPTQAITLGLGTIFDARKILLLALGEHKAGIIKELTEGAITPRVPASYLQEHGDAAVLVDAAAASKLTSSETPWALGNVEFTDALIKRAMIWLCDKTGKSLLKLTDDDLRQHGLHQLLRHHGPAPKIAHNVFSHLMQTIEYHPAGKDEKKRVICFSPHPDDDVISMGGTLIRLVEDGHEVHIAYMTSGNIAVFDHDAQRIADLVTEYNRMFGIDTERSQLVESTVHEALDRKAPGTCDIDAVQKIKGLIRWGEAKAGAFKVGAKEEHLHNLDLPFYRTGTIAKKPISDEDVQIIKRLIEEVKPHQVYVAGDLSDPHGTHRVCAQAIFRALLQIEQEQGSRPEALLYRGAWQEYELHEIEITVPLSPGDILQKRKAIFMHQSQKDEALFPGSDPREFWQRAEDRNTGTAARYNQVGLPEYFAMEAFVRWNGVPI; this comes from the coding sequence ATGGCTATCGGCACTGTTGCTGCACCCAAAGCTCGCCGCGCGGCGGGCACCAATCTTCCCGCCTACGTGTTTGAATCGGGCAGCGATCTTGCCCGGCATGTAGCACACATCGTCGCGGGAATCATCCGCGAACGAAACGCCCTCGGGCAAAATGCGGTCCTCGGTCTGCCGACTGGCAGCACACCGGTGGGCGTCTATCGCGAACTGGCCCGCATGCACCAGGAAGAAGGGCTCGACCTGTCGGGAGTCATCACCTTCAACCTCGACGAGTACTACGGCCTCACGCCCGATCAGCTGCAGAGCTATCACCGCTGGATGCACGAGCAGTTCTTCTCGAAGGTAAATGTGCGCAAAGAGAATATTTACATTCCCCGCGGCGATGTTCCGCTCTCCAGAATTGATGCGTATTGCCGTGAGTACGAAGGTGAGATTGAGCGGGCCGGTGGCATCGACCTGATGATTCTCGGCATCGGCGGCAATGGTCACATCGGCTTCAACGAACCCTTTAGCGTGCGCAATAGTCGCACGCGTTTGTGTACGCTCGACCCTGTCACTCGCCGCGCCGCGGCCAGCGATTTCTTTGGCGAATGGAACGTACCGACGCAAGCCATCACGCTGGGGCTGGGTACCATCTTCGATGCGCGCAAGATCCTCCTGCTCGCGCTGGGCGAACACAAAGCGGGCATTATCAAGGAATTGACCGAAGGAGCCATCACGCCCCGCGTCCCTGCTTCTTACTTGCAGGAACATGGCGATGCAGCAGTGCTTGTTGACGCTGCCGCGGCCAGCAAACTGACGAGTAGCGAAACACCCTGGGCTCTCGGCAACGTCGAATTCACCGACGCGCTCATCAAGCGGGCGATGATTTGGCTCTGCGACAAAACGGGCAAGAGCCTGCTCAAGCTGACCGACGATGATCTGCGCCAGCATGGCCTGCATCAACTGCTGCGGCATCACGGTCCCGCACCCAAGATCGCGCACAACGTCTTCTCGCATTTGATGCAGACCATCGAATATCACCCGGCGGGCAAGGATGAAAAGAAGCGGGTCATCTGCTTCAGCCCGCATCCCGATGACGACGTCATTAGTATGGGTGGCACGCTCATTCGGCTGGTCGAAGATGGCCACGAAGTCCACATTGCCTACATGACGAGCGGCAACATCGCGGTGTTCGATCACGATGCCCAACGCATCGCCGATCTGGTGACTGAATACAACCGCATGTTCGGCATCGATACCGAGCGTAGCCAACTGGTCGAGAGCACCGTGCACGAGGCGCTCGACCGTAAAGCACCAGGGACTTGCGACATCGACGCCGTGCAGAAGATCAAGGGACTCATTCGCTGGGGTGAAGCGAAGGCTGGCGCGTTCAAAGTGGGCGCTAAAGAAGAGCACCTGCACAATCTCGACTTGCCCTTCTACCGCACCGGCACGATCGCCAAGAAACCGATCAGCGACGAGGACGTCCAGATCATCAAGCGACTGATTGAAGAGGTGAAGCCGCATCAGGTCTACGTGGCCGGCGACCTTTCCGATCCGCACGGCACGCACCGCGTTTGTGCGCAAGCCATCTTTCGCGCGCTGCTGCAGATCGAGCAGGAGCAAGGCTCGCGGCCCGAAGCGTTGCTTTATCGCGGCGCGTGGCAGGAATACGAACTGCACGAAATCGAGATCACGGTGCCACTAAGCCCGGGCGATATCCTGCAAAAGCGCAAGGCGATCTTCATGCACCAAAGCCAGAAGGACGAAGCACTCTTCCCTGGCAGCGACCCACGGGAATTCTGGCAGCGGGCAGAAGACCGCAACACCGGCACCGCCGCCCGCTACAACCAGGTCGGCTTGCCCGAGTACTTCGCCATGGAAGCCTTTGTGCGTTGGAATGGAGTGCCGATCTAG
- a CDS encoding DUF2306 domain-containing protein: MCHPLLILLFAGFTGAGSAMGNGFLSLHGFGRYKPLLTLLSAVLGLRVLVGILLEYRWYFPANFVESAFLTGREETFTRAYAIAFYTHIISGPPTIVLGTFLVWSQGAGRFRLWHRWAGRVQMVLIFAALLPSGLMMATQAFTGPMAGWGFAALTLATAFCAALAVYYACTKRILLHQVWASRCYVLLISPLILRVVSGALIVTGTESETTYVLNAWLSWLVPLAMYEIWRFRTSDIAAEHNVRIRVGASPQPSPRSTEARE; this comes from the coding sequence GTGTGCCACCCGCTGCTGATTCTTCTCTTCGCCGGTTTCACTGGGGCTGGGAGCGCTATGGGGAATGGCTTTCTTAGTTTGCACGGCTTCGGCCGCTACAAGCCTCTCCTCACGCTGCTGTCCGCAGTGCTGGGATTGAGAGTGCTGGTCGGAATCCTGCTCGAGTATCGCTGGTACTTTCCCGCCAACTTTGTCGAGTCGGCATTTCTCACGGGTCGCGAAGAGACCTTTACCCGCGCGTATGCCATCGCGTTTTATACGCATATCATCAGCGGCCCGCCGACCATTGTGCTCGGCACGTTTTTGGTCTGGAGCCAGGGTGCTGGTCGGTTTCGCCTGTGGCATCGCTGGGCGGGACGCGTCCAAATGGTGCTGATCTTCGCCGCACTCTTGCCCAGTGGCCTGATGATGGCGACACAAGCGTTCACCGGACCAATGGCCGGCTGGGGCTTTGCCGCACTAACGCTCGCCACTGCATTCTGTGCGGCGCTGGCTGTGTACTACGCCTGCACCAAGAGAATTCTGCTGCATCAAGTGTGGGCCAGTCGTTGCTACGTGCTGCTCATCTCGCCGTTGATCTTGCGCGTCGTCTCCGGCGCACTGATTGTGACCGGTACAGAATCCGAAACTACCTATGTGCTGAATGCGTGGCTTAGCTGGCTGGTGCCGTTGGCCATGTATGAGATTTGGCGATTTCGAACGAGTGACATTGCTGCAGAGCACAACGTTAGAATTCGCGTCGGCGCCTCACCCCAACCCTCTCCCCGGAGTACCGAGGCGAGGGAGTAA
- a CDS encoding MFS transporter, producing MNETKPTPRKSFPNEDRPVTRRELTAWALCDWANSAYSTLSITLLVAYITKIAFPAPFELGGIEITGQRVWGWGLGISMFCAAWLSPVLGAMADARGAKWKWLIGTSLLGATLATSIPFAPLSQPLLIIALFFFTSLCFELSFGFYNGFLPELADDESMNRISGLGFAAGYLGGGLALVVVLVLFAVGPSIGLPDKITQARAGLVVMGLWWGLFMIPAALWLRDRAAPRNVDRGLGSTAVAAIQSVFHTLQNVRAFSVLSLFLLGYLIYNEGIQTVMSQAGVFGESVLSMEASELMLLVLMIQLVAAPAALAVGWISDRIGAKTTLLVCLSIWCGLLVAAYFVNTKPQFWVMGAVVALVMGGTQAVGRSIMGSMTPESKTAEFMGFFNLSARATSMVGPILFTEVMKHTGSANAAILSLLVFIVIGAVIVSFVNLQRGIAQAKAEDAKA from the coding sequence ATGAACGAAACGAAACCGACGCCGCGCAAGTCCTTCCCCAACGAAGATCGCCCTGTGACTCGCCGCGAGCTCACGGCCTGGGCCCTGTGCGATTGGGCGAACAGTGCCTACTCGACGCTGTCGATTACCCTCCTTGTCGCCTACATCACCAAGATCGCTTTTCCGGCTCCGTTCGAGCTGGGGGGAATCGAGATCACTGGCCAGCGCGTCTGGGGCTGGGGACTCGGCATCTCGATGTTCTGTGCCGCCTGGCTTTCGCCGGTGCTGGGCGCAATGGCCGATGCCCGGGGCGCGAAATGGAAATGGCTGATCGGCACTTCTTTGCTCGGAGCAACACTAGCCACTTCGATCCCGTTTGCGCCCCTCTCTCAGCCGCTGCTCATCATCGCCCTGTTCTTTTTCACCAGCCTCTGTTTTGAACTGTCGTTCGGTTTCTACAACGGCTTCTTACCCGAATTGGCCGACGACGAATCGATGAATCGGATCTCGGGGCTGGGCTTCGCAGCCGGTTATCTCGGTGGCGGACTGGCGCTCGTGGTTGTGCTCGTGCTGTTTGCCGTGGGGCCTTCGATTGGCTTGCCCGACAAAATTACGCAAGCCCGCGCGGGCCTGGTGGTCATGGGTCTGTGGTGGGGCCTTTTCATGATTCCTGCCGCCCTTTGGCTGCGCGATCGCGCCGCACCGCGCAACGTCGATCGCGGGCTGGGGAGCACGGCCGTGGCTGCCATTCAATCGGTGTTTCATACCTTGCAAAACGTCCGCGCGTTCAGCGTGTTGTCGCTCTTCTTGCTGGGCTATTTGATTTACAACGAAGGCATTCAGACGGTCATGAGCCAGGCGGGCGTATTCGGCGAAAGCGTCCTCTCGATGGAAGCGTCGGAACTCATGCTGCTGGTGCTGATGATTCAGCTCGTCGCCGCACCGGCTGCTTTGGCCGTCGGTTGGATTTCCGATCGCATTGGTGCCAAGACCACGCTGCTTGTTTGCCTATCCATTTGGTGCGGTCTGCTCGTCGCCGCTTACTTCGTGAACACCAAGCCGCAGTTCTGGGTGATGGGCGCTGTCGTCGCGCTCGTGATGGGTGGCACGCAGGCCGTTGGCCGGTCGATCATGGGATCGATGACACCCGAATCGAAGACCGCCGAGTTCATGGGCTTCTTCAATCTCTCGGCCCGCGCCACCAGCATGGTTGGACCGATCTTGTTCACCGAAGTGATGAAGCACACGGGGAGCGCCAACGCGGCGATCCTGAGCTTGCTCGTCTTCATCGTGATCGGTGCGGTAATCGTCTCGTTCGTGAACCTGCAGCGCGGCATCGCCCAAGCCAAGGCCGAAGACGCGAAAGCGTAG
- a CDS encoding response regulator codes for MPKRVLDIGNCSVDHGAIRGMLVKQFNAEVEQTHGPDDSLALLKQSSFDLVLVNRKLDQDYSDGLEIIQAMKADPQLAAVPVMLITNYAQYQEQAVAAGALLGFGKKELYLDSTQASLSKLLK; via the coding sequence ATGCCCAAACGCGTGCTGGATATCGGTAACTGCTCGGTGGATCATGGCGCGATCCGCGGCATGCTCGTGAAGCAGTTCAATGCCGAGGTCGAGCAAACGCATGGGCCCGATGACTCACTCGCCCTGCTCAAGCAGTCTTCATTCGACCTGGTACTCGTCAATCGCAAGCTCGATCAAGATTACAGCGACGGCCTCGAAATCATTCAGGCCATGAAAGCCGACCCCCAACTGGCCGCTGTCCCGGTGATGCTCATCACCAACTATGCGCAGTATCAAGAGCAGGCTGTCGCCGCCGGTGCCCTTCTCGGCTTCGGCAAAAAAGAGCTCTATCTCGACTCGACGCAAGCGAGTCTCAGCAAGCTGCTGAAGTAA
- a CDS encoding outer membrane protein assembly factor BamB family protein, with amino-acid sequence MQRTKTYLAIFSSLMLGMTVSTFLPGCQPNNPTGSSLTSDGDAKPTDPPSIDMPAETDPVKPEETPAATPPAPAPVEVPTPGEPKPEAPADAPPPKPTLGEPMPPQAGVKADEVKAAADKAAELKAADLKARGDAEAKPTEKAPDQVALAPEKPGTKSVTENPVVKKGDWGQWGGTSMRNNVPVIEGEVPLEFAPGQFDRKTGEWLKAKAKNIKWVATLGSQTYGNTVVGSGKVLLGTNNSNGYIKRYPGDTDLGCLVCFDEKDGKFLWQHSSEKLHTGRVHDWPLQGVCCSPLIEGNRLWFVTSRGEVKCLDTEGYYDGKDDGAVTKEPARLFDVVRADDAANDKLGAIVADLEKGKLSDELKSRFEAAGAPLAAGDIELKADEKVKGPVKKWNFSAMSNGVKRDFYATLAGPRLSIFRITTPDDKEEADVIWSYDMMKQLGTSQHNMCSCSVTAWGDLLFVNTSNGVDESHLVVPAPDAPSFICMDKNTGEVYWTDNSPKDLILHGQWSSPTVAILGGEAQVLFGGGDAWLYSFKANKGKDGQPELLWKFDCNPKDSILELGGRGTRNDIISTPVVYDNKVYFATGQDPEHGEGSGIFWCIDPTKRGDISEKLVKNRDEKKNPMPRKRIQAAVEEEGDVIEDNPNSGVVWKYTEYDWDGNGEIDDFMEKFHRSISTPVIKNDLVFLPDFSGLFHCIDAKTGKVYWTYDMLAAAWGSAMIAGDKVMVGDEDGDIIVFNLSKEVPDNPIAEINMLNSVYSTPIIANGVMYIANKDHVFAIQESAGGEEK; translated from the coding sequence ATGCAACGGACCAAGACTTACTTGGCGATCTTTTCCAGCCTTATGCTGGGCATGACGGTTTCGACGTTTTTGCCGGGCTGTCAGCCGAACAATCCCACGGGTTCGTCCCTGACGAGCGACGGTGACGCCAAGCCCACCGATCCGCCGAGCATCGACATGCCGGCCGAAACCGATCCAGTCAAGCCGGAGGAGACACCTGCTGCCACTCCTCCTGCACCGGCCCCTGTTGAAGTTCCCACTCCCGGCGAACCCAAGCCCGAAGCCCCTGCGGATGCTCCTCCGCCGAAGCCCACACTGGGCGAGCCGATGCCGCCCCAAGCGGGCGTCAAAGCCGACGAAGTGAAAGCTGCGGCAGATAAAGCGGCCGAACTGAAAGCAGCTGACCTGAAGGCTCGCGGCGATGCCGAAGCCAAGCCAACCGAGAAGGCTCCAGACCAGGTTGCTCTCGCGCCCGAGAAGCCGGGCACCAAGAGTGTGACCGAGAACCCCGTCGTCAAGAAAGGTGACTGGGGCCAATGGGGCGGTACTTCGATGCGCAATAACGTCCCCGTGATCGAGGGCGAAGTTCCGCTGGAATTTGCTCCCGGTCAATTCGATCGCAAGACCGGCGAATGGCTCAAGGCGAAGGCCAAGAACATCAAATGGGTCGCCACGCTCGGCAGCCAGACGTACGGCAATACCGTGGTCGGTTCGGGCAAAGTCCTCCTCGGCACCAACAACAGCAACGGCTACATCAAGCGCTATCCCGGCGATACCGACCTGGGTTGCCTGGTCTGCTTCGACGAAAAAGATGGCAAGTTCCTTTGGCAACACAGCAGCGAAAAGCTGCACACCGGTCGCGTACACGATTGGCCGCTGCAAGGCGTCTGCTGCTCGCCGCTGATCGAAGGGAACCGGCTGTGGTTCGTCACCAGCCGAGGTGAAGTGAAGTGCCTCGATACCGAGGGCTATTACGACGGCAAAGACGATGGCGCTGTAACCAAGGAACCGGCTCGCTTGTTCGATGTGGTTCGCGCCGATGACGCTGCCAACGACAAGCTGGGCGCGATCGTGGCCGACCTCGAAAAAGGCAAGCTCAGCGACGAACTGAAGTCGCGCTTCGAAGCTGCTGGTGCTCCGCTTGCTGCTGGCGACATCGAACTGAAGGCCGATGAAAAAGTGAAGGGCCCGGTCAAAAAGTGGAACTTCTCGGCCATGTCGAATGGTGTGAAGCGTGACTTCTACGCTACGCTCGCGGGTCCGCGTTTGAGCATCTTCCGCATCACCACTCCCGATGACAAAGAAGAGGCCGACGTCATCTGGTCGTATGACATGATGAAGCAACTGGGCACTTCGCAGCACAACATGTGCAGTTGCTCGGTCACCGCCTGGGGCGACCTGTTATTCGTCAACACCAGCAACGGTGTCGATGAATCGCACCTGGTCGTGCCCGCTCCCGATGCTCCCAGCTTCATTTGCATGGACAAGAACACGGGCGAAGTTTACTGGACCGACAACAGCCCGAAAGATTTGATTCTGCACGGCCAATGGTCGTCACCCACGGTCGCGATTCTGGGCGGCGAAGCTCAGGTGCTGTTCGGTGGCGGCGATGCCTGGCTGTACAGCTTCAAGGCCAACAAGGGTAAAGACGGCCAGCCGGAATTGCTCTGGAAGTTCGACTGCAATCCGAAAGATAGCATTCTGGAACTGGGGGGCCGCGGCACGCGGAACGACATCATCAGCACGCCCGTGGTGTACGACAACAAGGTCTACTTCGCGACCGGACAAGATCCGGAACACGGCGAAGGCTCGGGCATCTTCTGGTGCATCGACCCGACCAAGCGCGGCGACATCAGCGAGAAGCTGGTGAAGAATCGCGACGAAAAGAAGAACCCCATGCCGCGCAAACGCATTCAGGCAGCAGTCGAAGAAGAAGGGGATGTCATCGAAGACAATCCGAACTCGGGCGTCGTTTGGAAGTACACCGAGTACGACTGGGACGGCAACGGCGAGATCGACGACTTCATGGAGAAATTCCATCGCAGCATCAGCACGCCGGTGATTAAGAACGACCTGGTGTTCCTGCCGGACTTCAGCGGACTGTTTCACTGCATCGACGCCAAGACGGGCAAGGTCTATTGGACCTACGACATGCTGGCCGCTGCTTGGGGCTCGGCCATGATCGCCGGCGACAAGGTGATGGTTGGTGACGAAGACGGCGATATCATCGTCTTCAATCTAAGCAAGGAAGTTCCCGACAATCCCATTGCCGAAATCAACATGCTGAACTCGGTCTACAGCACGCCCATCATTGCCAACGGTGTGATGTACATCGCCAACAAGGATCACGTCTTCGCGATCCAAGAATCAGCTGGCGGCGAAGAGAAGTAA
- a CDS encoding PQQ-binding-like beta-propeller repeat protein — protein MKRAGFVWMFAGWLLASLGLVSAVAAQGAKVDPLDWPYWRGPEGNSISRETGLPDTINPGGGEGSNLAWKRDDLGARSTPIVLRGKIYYLARHNPATPKECEKVVCLNAETGATIWESIHNVWSSDVPDTRVGWSSVVGDPATGNVFSMGANGLFQCLDGETGKTIWQIPLHEQFGVLTTYGGRTNSPVIFEDLVILGSVIIGWGEMAVPAHRILAFDKSNGQVVWFISTRLRPEDTIYNNPTIATIKGQKLLITGSGDGYVYAFQPRTGKKVWEYEFSRRGLNLTPTVDGDVIYMGHSEENRKSEKDPALGRMVGAVVALDGTQEGNVTEKAEIWKSVEIADGKSSILKVGDRLYCPDDAGKLFILDAKTGQEVCKKVSLGTINFGAPVYADGKIYHCEKNGRWYILKPSDEGVERPARGKTLGNFPTGDECWASPVVSHGRLYILTTGALYCFEDKAKTKGSTPQPKQPEETPVAEDQTPAQALIVPAEVLMRPGEKQSFTVKLYNSRGQFLKTSDAKFEVDANGQITEKGEFTAAADGAHVAAFVTATVGDLKARARIRIVPPLPWKFDFEGLTDAPITWIGARYRHQLRKVDGNSLLAKITTIPKGTRSRASLGQSDLHDYTIQADMLPFEADGKQPDMGVIAQGYTFEVSGERNLVQIGSWISHDKRYFATKPFKIEGGKWYTLKLQAANVDGTAVVKAKVWKKEDKEPADWTLELVDPQPNKEGAPGLFGNATNAEVHIDNLTVTPNS, from the coding sequence ATGAAACGTGCTGGTTTCGTTTGGATGTTTGCTGGTTGGCTATTGGCCAGCCTGGGTCTTGTTAGTGCAGTTGCCGCCCAAGGCGCAAAGGTCGATCCGCTCGATTGGCCCTACTGGCGCGGCCCCGAAGGGAACAGCATCTCGCGCGAGACAGGCCTCCCCGATACGATTAATCCTGGCGGCGGCGAAGGAAGCAACCTGGCCTGGAAGCGCGATGACCTGGGTGCGCGCAGCACGCCGATTGTCCTGCGCGGCAAGATCTACTACCTGGCACGACACAACCCGGCCACTCCCAAGGAATGCGAAAAGGTCGTCTGCTTGAATGCCGAGACCGGCGCGACCATTTGGGAAAGCATTCACAACGTCTGGTCGAGCGATGTTCCCGATACCCGCGTGGGCTGGTCGAGCGTCGTCGGCGATCCGGCCACTGGCAATGTGTTCTCGATGGGGGCCAACGGCCTGTTTCAATGTCTCGATGGTGAGACCGGGAAGACCATCTGGCAAATTCCGCTGCACGAGCAATTCGGCGTGCTGACAACCTACGGCGGTCGTACGAACAGCCCGGTGATCTTCGAGGACCTCGTCATTCTCGGTTCGGTCATCATTGGCTGGGGCGAGATGGCGGTCCCCGCGCACCGCATCCTGGCCTTCGATAAGAGCAATGGCCAGGTCGTGTGGTTCATCAGCACGCGTCTTCGCCCCGAAGACACCATTTACAACAACCCCACCATCGCGACCATCAAAGGTCAAAAGCTTCTCATCACTGGCTCGGGCGATGGCTACGTATATGCCTTTCAGCCCCGCACAGGCAAGAAGGTGTGGGAATATGAATTCTCGCGCCGCGGTTTGAATCTCACTCCGACCGTCGATGGCGACGTGATCTATATGGGTCACAGCGAAGAGAATCGCAAGAGCGAAAAAGATCCGGCGCTCGGTCGCATGGTCGGCGCTGTGGTCGCCCTGGATGGCACGCAGGAAGGTAACGTTACCGAGAAAGCGGAGATCTGGAAGTCGGTGGAAATCGCCGACGGCAAGAGCTCGATTTTGAAAGTTGGCGATCGGTTGTATTGCCCCGACGATGCGGGCAAGTTGTTCATCCTGGATGCCAAGACCGGCCAGGAAGTTTGCAAGAAGGTCAGCCTCGGTACGATCAACTTCGGTGCTCCGGTTTATGCCGATGGGAAGATCTATCACTGCGAAAAGAACGGCCGTTGGTACATCCTCAAGCCTTCTGACGAAGGTGTCGAACGCCCCGCGCGCGGCAAGACGCTGGGCAATTTTCCCACCGGCGATGAATGCTGGGCTTCGCCGGTCGTCAGTCACGGTCGGCTCTACATTTTGACCACTGGCGCGCTCTACTGCTTCGAAGATAAAGCCAAGACGAAAGGCTCGACTCCGCAGCCCAAGCAGCCGGAAGAAACTCCCGTCGCGGAAGATCAAACTCCAGCGCAGGCTTTGATTGTTCCTGCCGAAGTTTTGATGCGGCCCGGTGAGAAGCAATCGTTCACGGTCAAGCTTTACAACTCGCGCGGTCAGTTCCTGAAGACCAGCGACGCGAAGTTCGAAGTCGATGCCAACGGCCAGATCACCGAGAAAGGTGAATTCACCGCGGCAGCCGACGGCGCGCATGTGGCCGCGTTTGTGACGGCCACCGTCGGCGACCTCAAGGCCCGCGCTCGCATTCGCATTGTGCCGCCGCTACCGTGGAAGTTCGACTTTGAAGGACTCACCGACGCGCCCATCACTTGGATTGGTGCTCGCTACCGGCATCAACTTCGCAAGGTTGACGGCAACAGTCTCCTTGCGAAAATTACTACGATTCCTAAGGGAACGCGAAGCCGCGCATCGCTCGGTCAGTCCGATCTGCACGACTACACCATTCAGGCCGATATGCTGCCGTTCGAAGCCGATGGCAAGCAGCCCGACATGGGTGTGATCGCTCAAGGCTATACGTTTGAAGTGTCCGGCGAGCGGAACCTGGTGCAAATCGGGAGTTGGATTTCGCACGACAAACGGTACTTCGCCACCAAGCCCTTCAAGATCGAAGGGGGCAAGTGGTACACGCTTAAATTGCAGGCCGCCAACGTCGATGGCACGGCAGTGGTGAAGGCCAAGGTTTGGAAGAAGGAAGACAAAGAGCCTGCGGATTGGACGCTTGAGCTAGTCGACCCGCAGCCCAATAAGGAAGGGGCTCCGGGCTTGTTCGGTAATGCTACCAATGCGGAAGTTCATATCGACAACTTGACCGTAACGCCCAATTCGTAG